One part of the Mycobacterium marinum genome encodes these proteins:
- a CDS encoding cytochrome P450: MKGNAYDVTTMIARTRTALPPGPRLPRSVQDALLIRHGPRFLAACRRRYGDVFTLRVASIGTMVYVADPAVIKSVFAGDPNTLHGGAASMLRGLLGDSSLLVVDDRVHRDRRRLMLAPFHRDVIERQAGLIAEIAAENVTGWPVGTPFAAATKMSEITLEVILRTVIGTSDAARLAALRAVMPRLLDLRPWETLALAKPNLLQRGPWRGLHRRIAEADELLYAEIAEHRTDPGLSGRADTLAMLIQAAYNDGRTMADGELRDQLMTLLVAGHDNTAAGLCWALERLTRHPAVLAKAVQAADASAAGDPVGNEYLDAVVKETLRARPVVFDLGRVLRKPIELAGYLLPEGVMVVPSIGLVHGSAALYPGPERFDPDRMLGVTLGPTGWLPFGGGSRRCLGAAFAMVEMRVVLREILRRVELCPTTAVDERQKLKNVILVPHRGGRILVRAMRGVPAPD, from the coding sequence ATGAAGGGTAACGCCTACGATGTCACGACGATGATCGCGCGGACCAGAACCGCGCTTCCCCCCGGACCGCGGCTGCCCCGATCAGTGCAGGACGCACTACTAATCCGCCACGGACCGCGCTTTCTGGCTGCGTGTCGGCGGCGCTACGGGGATGTCTTCACGCTTCGAGTCGCATCAATCGGCACGATGGTCTATGTCGCCGATCCGGCCGTCATCAAGTCCGTGTTCGCCGGTGACCCGAACACCCTTCACGGCGGTGCGGCAAGCATGCTTCGAGGCTTGCTCGGTGACAGCTCCCTGCTGGTGGTTGACGACCGAGTCCATCGAGACCGGCGGCGCCTGATGCTGGCACCATTTCACCGCGACGTGATCGAAAGACAAGCCGGGCTGATCGCCGAGATCGCCGCGGAAAACGTCACCGGCTGGCCCGTGGGCACCCCATTCGCGGCCGCAACCAAGATGTCCGAGATCACCCTGGAGGTGATACTTCGAACGGTCATCGGTACCAGCGACGCAGCCCGGCTGGCGGCACTACGCGCAGTCATGCCACGGCTACTCGATCTGCGCCCGTGGGAGACACTGGCCCTGGCCAAACCAAATCTCCTGCAGCGCGGCCCCTGGCGAGGTCTGCATCGACGCATAGCCGAGGCCGACGAACTGCTCTACGCCGAGATTGCCGAACACCGAACCGACCCAGGCCTATCCGGGCGCGCTGACACCCTGGCCATGCTGATCCAAGCGGCCTACAACGACGGACGCACGATGGCTGACGGCGAGCTGCGCGACCAGCTGATGACCCTGTTGGTAGCCGGGCACGACAACACCGCGGCGGGGCTCTGCTGGGCGCTAGAACGTCTTACCCGCCATCCGGCCGTGCTGGCCAAGGCAGTGCAGGCCGCCGATGCGAGCGCGGCCGGCGACCCCGTCGGCAACGAGTACCTCGACGCAGTGGTCAAGGAGACCCTCCGGGCCCGTCCGGTGGTCTTTGATTTGGGCCGAGTGCTGCGCAAGCCGATCGAGTTGGCGGGTTATCTACTGCCAGAGGGGGTTATGGTCGTCCCGTCAATCGGGCTGGTGCACGGAAGCGCGGCGCTTTACCCGGGGCCAGAACGGTTCGACCCGGATCGAATGCTCGGCGTGACTTTGGGCCCGACCGGCTGGCTGCCATTCGGCGGCGGTAGTCGTCGCTGCCTCGGCGCGGCCTTCGCCATGGTCGAGATGCGCGTTGTGTTGCGGGAGATCTTGCGTCGGGTCGAACTATGCCCCACGACGGCGGTCGACGAACGGCAGAAGCTGAAAAACGTCATCCTGGTGCCGCATCGCGGGGGGCGCATTTTGGTCCGGGCGATGAGGGGAGTCCCGGCGCCGGACTAG
- a CDS encoding serine acetyltransferase translates to MIENRKDLESYLAADLHAYGLDRWRLRHRILQRPAHFQRLLRKSEYWTNSARTPAGRLVAAYLRLRTKFLGERLGFDIPRNVFGPGLSIAHIGSIVVNCNAKVGSNCRLHHGVTIGEGRAGEYPTIGDDVFISVGATVLGADVGSRVVIYASAVVIKPVPDDVEVAGIPARVVRDRRPGGLRPQRPGS, encoded by the coding sequence GTGATCGAGAATCGCAAGGACCTGGAGTCATACCTGGCCGCGGATCTACACGCCTACGGCCTGGATCGCTGGCGACTCCGGCACCGGATCTTGCAGCGCCCCGCGCATTTTCAGCGTTTGCTACGCAAGTCCGAGTATTGGACGAATTCGGCTCGGACGCCGGCCGGGCGACTCGTTGCCGCGTATCTTCGGCTACGAACCAAGTTCCTCGGCGAACGCCTCGGCTTCGACATCCCGCGCAACGTATTCGGCCCGGGCCTCTCGATCGCCCATATCGGCTCGATTGTCGTGAACTGCAACGCCAAAGTCGGCTCGAATTGCCGACTCCACCATGGCGTGACAATAGGTGAGGGACGCGCGGGCGAATACCCGACGATCGGCGATGACGTTTTCATCTCGGTCGGAGCCACGGTGCTCGGCGCCGATGTCGGCAGCCGTGTGGTCATCTACGCGAGCGCGGTCGTCATCAAGCCGGTACCTGACGATGTCGAGGTCGCCGGCATTCCCGCCCGAGTCGTCAGGGACCGTCGTCCGGGCGGCCTGCGCCCCCAGAGGCCGGGCTCCTAG